The Nitrospiraceae bacterium DNA window AACGAAGTCAGCATGAATACGGATGCGACAATGACAGTAAATTTGCTGAGGAAATTAGCAGGGCCACGGCTACCGAATACTGTTTGACTCGATCCGCCAAATGCTGCGCCGATCTCCGCCCCTTTGCCTGATTGCAGCAAAATCGCTCCAATCATGAGGAAACATACAAACACGTGAACGATGACGAGCAACGTATACATACTCCATCCGATCGATTAAGAACGTTTCTTGTGCCCAGCCAGCGCGATTCTAGCAAACGAATCCGGATCGAGACAAGCCCCACCGACAAGCGCGCCGTCGATGTCGTCAGCCGCCAACAGCGAGTCGATGTTCTGTGGCGTCACACTTCCTCCGTAGAGAACTCTCATGGTTGAGGCCAATTCCTTCTTCCACCCTGTCGCGATGAAACTGCGAATCGATCGATGGACGGCTGCCGCTTGTTCGACAGTTGCCGCTCGCCCTGTGCCTATGGCCCAGATCGGCTCATAGGCAATCGCGATCCGTGACAGTTCTTGGTCAGATCGGTCTGCCAGAGCGCGCTTCAATTGAGTGGTCACGACCGATTCCGTCTGGCCAGTCTCCCGCTCAGTGAGAGACTCTCCGACACAGAGAATCGGCCGCAGTTCATGAATAAGTGCGGCCCTTATTTTCTTTTGAACCTCTTCGTCACGCTCTCCAAAGAGCGTGCGACGTTCCGAATGTCCCACGAGCACATAGCGGCATCCAAGATCGCGCAACATGGGGCCAGACACTTCACCGGTGAAGGGGCCGTGGCCCTCCCAATGGAGATTTTGAGCTGCGAGACCGATCTCAGGGGAAGAGCGTAGAGCGGTACGAACCGATTCCAAGGCTGTAAAGGGAGGCGCGAGAACCAGTTCGCAGTTCAAGGGCCTCGGCAGTCGATTGAGGAGTTGAGGGACGAACGCAGACGCCTCCGACGACGTCTTGTTCATCTTCCAGTTCCCGATGATAAGTGGTGTACGCACAGCGCTTCAGCGTATCGGCGTGGGCTGTGTGAGGCCAGTGGTGTTAGTCTTGGCGTTCCGGCAAGGCGGTCAACCCCGGGAGTGGCTTGCCTTCCAAGAGTTCCAGCGCCGCGCCGCCGCCGGTTGATATGAACGAGATGTTTTCCGATTCTCCGGCGCGATGGACAGCCATCGCCGTTTCACCGCCGCCGACGATCGTCAGGGCATAGGCATCCGCGATCGCGTGAGCGATGGAGAGCGTCCCGCGAGCGTAGGCGTCAGTCTCAAATACGCCCATGGGGCCGTTCCAGAGGATCGTCTTGGCGTTCTGCACCGCTTCGGTGAACAGCTTCACAGAGGCTGGGCCGATGTCGAGCGCATACCAGTCCTTGGGAATCTCCTGCACGGGGACGATCTTCGATTCCGCGCCAGGCTCGCGGCTGGCTGCCACGACGCAGTCTACCGGCAAATAGAACTTCACACCGCGGGAGAAGGCATGCTCCTCGATGCCTTTGGCAAAATCCAGCATGTCGTTTTCAACCAGTGAGTTGCCGATCTCAAGTCCTTTGGCTTTCAAAAAAGTAAACGCCATGCCCCCGCCGATAATGACTTTATCGACCCGCTTGCCCAGGTTCTCAATGACGCCGATCTTCCCGGACACTTTCGCACCGCCGAGGATGGCGACGAATGGGCGCACGGGGTTTTCGACGGCTCCTTCAAGATATTCAATTTCTTTCTTGAGGAGAAATCCCGCGACCGAGGTTTTGATGAATTTCGTAATCCCGACGGTCGAAGCATGGGCCCGGTGTGCAGCGCCAAAGGCATCGTTAATGTACACGTCGCCCAGAGCCGCCAGAGAT harbors:
- the secG gene encoding preprotein translocase subunit SecG, which encodes MYTLLVIVHVFVCFLMIGAILLQSGKGAEIGAAFGGSSQTVFGSRGPANFLSKFTVIVASVFMLTSFSLAILAKERNFASTVIDLKKKEASQPTPTAPVGTPAAPAGDSHSSSDSPGGH
- the tpiA gene encoding triose-phosphate isomerase, which translates into the protein MRTPLIIGNWKMNKTSSEASAFVPQLLNRLPRPLNCELVLAPPFTALESVRTALRSSPEIGLAAQNLHWEGHGPFTGEVSGPMLRDLGCRYVLVGHSERRTLFGERDEEVQKKIRAALIHELRPILCVGESLTERETGQTESVVTTQLKRALADRSDQELSRIAIAYEPIWAIGTGRAATVEQAAAVHRSIRSFIATGWKKELASTMRVLYGGSVTPQNIDSLLAADDIDGALVGGACLDPDSFARIALAGHKKRS
- a CDS encoding phosphoglycerate kinase yields the protein MNLHKLTINDVQLRNQRVIIRADFNVPLDDSLQITDDTRIRSTLPTINHVVDDGGKVILCSHLGRPKGKFDPKYSLAPIAKRLGRLLGKEVIFAPDCIGHAVETLVAKMKPGDVMLLENLRFHPGEEKNDDAFSKSLAALGDVYINDAFGAAHRAHASTVGITKFIKTSVAGFLLKKEIEYLEGAVENPVRPFVAILGGAKVSGKIGVIENLGKRVDKVIIGGGMAFTFLKAKGLEIGNSLVENDMLDFAKGIEEHAFSRGVKFYLPVDCVVAASREPGAESKIVPVQEIPKDWYALDIGPASVKLFTEAVQNAKTILWNGPMGVFETDAYARGTLSIAHAIADAYALTIVGGGETAMAVHRAGESENISFISTGGGAALELLEGKPLPGLTALPERQD